From one Pagrus major chromosome 21, Pma_NU_1.0 genomic stretch:
- the myripa gene encoding uncharacterized protein myripa isoform X3, which produces MGRKLDLSGLTDNEAEHVLQVVQRDMRLRKKEEERLSELKQELDEEGSRCLLLSRQSCFNQRCCIRCCSPFTFLLNPKRKCCDCHYNVCKACRVYNKRDKAWLCSSCQKSRLLKTQSLEWFYTNVKQRFKRFGSAKVLKTLYRKHLVEHSALSELTEGSAYEESICNEGSVCGSDSAFYRQTEEHSMAETLTVALRVAEEAIDEAISKAEFDTASQEKQNEAHYLREHRGELIEELAKTIVQKIISRRKTLAEMRAEYDRGWPLEHNADLHHDHPHQSASSSLKHQPGLWRSHSAFSLLDNDPPGLIQDSQQTLKKEGGGSAMSTWKSVDRLDNAVLKSPDGNWIALQSTQLSRPSLLTKRKSLVYSALERESGVVSAYEGMGSDNETKPEPDSSWGAALQEIHRKMTDSYFNPQDIKNRTPSPLMGHQGSGDELFSDSEGNWKFHKPLLALLKRKVPAEIRRPSSSCRTSIIDLNFNEEGAREGEDGEVTAEPEVRKVRRSRKKRKSKKESAASSVLDYCTNDDHSQHTSDAVTPDTLTSGATTPEPLDIENDITAHGANQTDEELSLKHPAGRGSDFSTGGEEEVVDGERDDESDGQMEEERRGSEDRDEEDERLWRMDVDLDEERTEDEEEVDDEEMKSRLYKLVAQSRLTYFTTTDDDLDRVSQSEGELEGDRDEDVEEQKEDEADGLTFKICQLEKEVRANQFSSTEDELDRVGVVEEEDGRNEELAVKVCRLAKEINATQFSSTEDELDRAGRGEEEEEEAIDEATLWKLQAEKAIQAAQLRDLSSLVGASQFSSTEDELDRVGENEEVNDGGADSRLWDEAAGQGLNQRRRESLGDLDVNMFDLRDETEEREKESSEGKKRLDKVFDGQTKDVQQDKTEVEEEKDCKEERVTEVEDEEEQDLKESEERQEIEAERAEELTKENQPEAKWPDNDDGEERQVIDAESDEEDEEFDRIISSMLMMTLEDMQGETLVGEAAENGRTQRETEEEETEESVRAGRESGFEDNDVRTNASEETGSAEEPQSRGDNVTPESAVEERPGGSVAEEVEADISSEKESRDENEQQEKDTDTQEESKLAKETPFMTETREAKQTCGDEEQEDRGGKVLMETQGDGAEGGCERKETDERLEEAKEEDADDMEQSSTSSLQEGLLSPEEIQIGSDLELYKTLEYISTLLEQRYSAVSLRSITTEVLKVLNATEQLLQGVEGGDEPRLSTTSTLPPNTDPKKLDQHFSRLEENVYVAAGTVYSLESELSDLEECARGICSGTSDMELSFLEEQVASAAAKVQQSELQICDISARIAALKSAGLDVDTQSRVTGHPGLIKTTEEAITCTTSERR; this is translated from the exons GTTGTTGAAGACTCAGTCACTGGAGTGGTTCTACACGAACGTGAAGCAGCGCTTCAAGAGGTTTGGCAGCGCCAAAGTGCTGAAGACTCTTTACAGGAAGCACCTGGTGGAGCACAGCGCGCTTTCAGAGCTTACTG agggCAGTGCCTACGAGGAGAGTATCTGCAATGAGGGCAGCGTCTGTGGGAGCGActcagccttctacagacaaACTGAAG AGCACAGCATGGCAGAGACACTCACTGTGGCCTTGCGGGTGGCAGAGGAGGCCATAGACGAGGCCATCTCCAAGGCTGAGTTCGACACCGCCAGTCAG gAGAAGCAGAATGAGGCGCACTATCTGCGGGAGCACAGAGGAGAGCTCATCGAGGAACTCGCCAAAACGATTGTGCAAAAA ATTATTAGCAGGAGGAAGACTTTGGCTGAGATGAGGGCAGAATATGACCGGGGCTGGCCACTTGAACACAACGCTGACCTTCATCATGATCATCCTCATCAGTCTGCCTCCAGCTCCCTTAAACACCAACCAGGCCTCTGG AGGTCGCACTCCGCCTTCTCGCTGTTGGACAATGACCCTCCAGGTCTGATACAGGACTCGCAACAGACGTtgaagaaggaaggaggagggtcGGCCATGTCGACCTGGAAGAGCGTAGACCGGCTCGACAACGCTG tgctGAAGAGCCCAGATGGTAACTGGATTGCCCTGCAGAGCACCCAGCTGTCACGTCCCAGCCTGCTGACCAAGAGGAAGAGCCTGGTCTACAGTGCCTTGGAGAGGGAGTCCGGCGTGGTGTCTGCCTACGAAGGCATGGGCTCCGACAACGAAACCAAACCAGAGCCTGACAGCTCCTGGGGCGCCGCCCTCCAGGAGATCCACAGGAAGATGACGGACTCGTACTTCAACCCGCAGGACATCAAAAACAGGACCCCGTCCCCGCTGATGGGCCACCAAGGCAGCGGAGACGAGCTGTTTTCAGACTCTGAGGGGAACTGGAAGTTTCATAAACCTCTGCTGGCTCTTTTGAAGAGGAAGGTGCCTGCCGAGATCAGGCGACCTTCATCGTCCTGCAGGACCAGCATCATCGATTTGAACTTTAACgaggagggagcgagagagggagaggatggagaggtgACTGCAGAGCCGGAAGTGAGAAAAGTCAGGAGGTCACGAAAGAAACGGAAGAGTAAAAAAGAGTCAGCAGCTTCTTCTGTGCTG GATTACTGTACAAATGACGACCACTCCCAACATACTTCCGATGCTGTGACCCCTGACACTCTGACCTCTGGAGCCACGACCCCTGAACCTTTGGACATTGAGAATGACATCACAGCACACGGAGCCAATCAGACGGACGAGGAGCTGTCGTTGAAACATCCAGCAGGCCGAGGGTCTGACTTCTCCACcgggggagaagaagaagtcgtcgatggagagagagatgatgaaagtgatggacagatggaggaagagagacggggaagcgaggacagagatgaggaagatgagaggCTGTGGAGGATGGATGTCGACTTGGATGAAGAAAGaacagaggatgaggaggaagtcGATGATGAAGAGATGAAATCCAGATTATACAAGCTCGTCGCGCAGTCCAGACTCACGTACTTCACCACTACTGACGACGACTTAGACAGAGTCAGCCAGAGTGAGGGAGAATTGGAGGGAGACAGGGATGAAgatgtggaggagcagaaggaggacGAGGCAGATGGACTCACTTTTAAAATCTGTCAGCTGGAAAAAGAAGTGAGAGCGAACCAGTTCTCCTCCACCGAGGATGAGCTGGACAGAGTCGGCGtcgtggaggaggaggatgggaggaACGAGGAGCTGGCGGTGAAAGTGTGCAGATTGGCGAAAGAAATCAACGCCACTCAGTTCTCCTCCACGGAGGATGAGTTAGACAGAGCAGGgagaggtgaagaagaggaggaggaggcgataGACGAAGCGACGCTGTGGAAACTGCAGGCGGAAAAAGCCATTCAGGCCGCTCAACTGCGCGATCTGTCCAGTTTAGTCGGCGCTTCTCAGTTTTCCTCCACCGAGGACGAGCTGGACAGAGTTGGAGAGAACGAGGAAGTTAATGACGGAGGAGCCGATAGCCGTTTGTGGGACGAGGCAGCGGGTCAGGGTCTgaatcagaggaggagagaatcGTTGGGAGATTTGGATGTGAATATGTTTGATCTGAGGGATGAAactgaggaaagagagaaggagagcagtgagggaaaaaaaagacttgataAGGTTTTTGATGGTCAGACAAAAGACGTCCAACAAGATAaaacagaggtggaggaagagaaagattGCAAGGAGGAGAGAGTAACAGAGGTTGAGGATGAGGAAGAACAAGATTTGAAAGAGTCAGAGGAAAGACAAGAAATTGAAGCAGAGAGAGCGGAGGAGCTGACAAAAGAGAATCAGCCAGAGGCGAAGTGGCCGGACAACGATGACGGAGAAGAGAGACAGGTCATAGACGCAGAGAGcgatgaggaagatgaagaattCGACAGAATAATCAGCAGCATGTTGATGATGACCTTGGAGGACATGCAAGGAGAGACATTAGTAGgtgaagctgcagaaaatgGGAGAACgcaaagagaaacagaggaagaagagacagaagagagtgtaagagcagggagagaaagtgGATTTGAGGACAACGATGTTCGCACAAATGcatcagaggagacaggaagtgcAGAAGAGCCTCAAAGTCGAGGCGACAACGTGACGCCAGAGTCGGCTGTAGAAGAAAGACCAGGAGGAAGCGTGGCCGAGGAAGTTGAAGCAGATATTTCAAGTGAAAAGGAGAGTCGAGATGAAAATGAGCAGCAGGAAAAAGACACAGACACGCAGGAGGAAAGCAAATTAGCGAAAGAAACACCTTTTATGACGGAGACACGTGAGGCCAAACAGACATGTGGTGATGAAGAacaagaggacagaggaggaaaagtcCTGATGGAGACACAGGGAGACGGAGCAGAGGGAGgctgtgaaagaaaagaaaccgATGAAAGACTCGAGGAAGCCAAAGAAGAAGATGCAGACGACatggagcagagcagcacaTCGTCTCTTCAGGAGGGTTTACTGTCACCAGAGGAGATTCAAATT GGTAGTGACCTGGAGCTTTACAAAACATTAGAGTATATATCCACTCTGCTGGAGCAG AGGTACTCGGCGGTGTCTCTACGCAGCATCACCACTGAGGTTCTGAAGGTGCTGAATGCCAccgagcagctgctgcagggagtggagggaggagacgagCCCCGACtgtccaccacctccaccctgCCTCCCAACACAGACCCCAAGAAACTGGACCAACACTTCTCCAGACTGGAGGAGAAC GTGTACGTAGCAGCTGGCACGGTGTACAGTCTGGAGTCGGAGCTGAGTGACCTGGAGGAATGTGCCAGGGGCATCTGCAGCGGCACGTCTGATATGGAGCTGTCCTTCCTGGAGGAGCAGGTCGCATCAGCAGCTGCTAAAGTTCAACAGTCTGAGCTACAG ATTTGTGACATCTCAGCCAGAATTGCTGCTTTGAAGAGTGCAGGCCTCGATGTGGACACACAGTCACGTGTCA CCGGTCACCCTGGACTCATCAAGACAACTGAGGAGGCGATTACCTGCACCACCAGTGAAAG acGATAA
- the myripa gene encoding uncharacterized protein myripa isoform X1, producing the protein MGRKLDLSGLTDNEAEHVLQVVQRDMRLRKKEEERLSELKQELDEEGSRCLLLSRQSCFNQRCCIRCCSPFTFLLNPKRKCCDCHYNVCKACRVYNKRDKAWLCSSCQKSRLLKTQSLEWFYTNVKQRFKRFGSAKVLKTLYRKHLVEHSALSELTEGSAYEESICNEGSVCGSDSAFYRQTEEHSMAETLTVALRVAEEAIDEAISKAEFDTASQEKQNEAHYLREHRGELIEELAKTIVQKIISRRKTLAEMRAEYDRGWPLEHNADLHHDHPHQSASSSLKHQPGLWRSHSAFSLLDNDPPGLIQDSQQTLKKEGGGSAMSTWKSVDRLDNAVLKSPDGNWIALQSTQLSRPSLLTKRKSLVYSALERESGVVSAYEGMGSDNETKPEPDSSWGAALQEIHRKMTDSYFNPQDIKNRTPSPLMGHQGSGDELFSDSEGNWKFHKPLLALLKRKVPAEIRRPSSSCRTSIIDLNFNEEGAREGEDGEVTAEPEVRKVRRSRKKRKSKKESAASSVLDYCTNDDHSQHTSDAVTPDTLTSGATTPEPLDIENDITAHGANQTDEELSLKHPAGRGSDFSTGGEEEVVDGERDDESDGQMEEERRGSEDRDEEDERLWRMDVDLDEERTEDEEEVDDEEMKSRLYKLVAQSRLTYFTTTDDDLDRVSQSEGELEGDRDEDVEEQKEDEADGLTFKICQLEKEVRANQFSSTEDELDRVGVVEEEDGRNEELAVKVCRLAKEINATQFSSTEDELDRAGRGEEEEEEAIDEATLWKLQAEKAIQAAQLRDLSSLVGASQFSSTEDELDRVGENEEVNDGGADSRLWDEAAGQGLNQRRRESLGDLDVNMFDLRDETEEREKESSEGKKRLDKVFDGQTKDVQQDKTEVEEEKDCKEERVTEVEDEEEQDLKESEERQEIEAERAEELTKENQPEAKWPDNDDGEERQVIDAESDEEDEEFDRIISSMLMMTLEDMQGETLVGEAAENGRTQRETEEEETEESVRAGRESGFEDNDVRTNASEETGSAEEPQSRGDNVTPESAVEERPGGSVAEEVEADISSEKESRDENEQQEKDTDTQEESKLAKETPFMTETREAKQTCGDEEQEDRGGKVLMETQGDGAEGGCERKETDERLEEAKEEDADDMEQSSTSSLQEGLLSPEEIQIGSDLELYKTLEYISTLLEQRYSAVSLRSITTEVLKVLNATEQLLQGVEGGDEPRLSTTSTLPPNTDPKKLDQHFSRLEENVYVAAGTVYSLESELSDLEECARGICSGTSDMELSFLEEQVASAAAKVQQSELQICDISARIAALKSAGLDVDTQSRVSKTRTIPVMPVTLDSSRQLRRRLPAPPVKDDKEA; encoded by the exons GTTGTTGAAGACTCAGTCACTGGAGTGGTTCTACACGAACGTGAAGCAGCGCTTCAAGAGGTTTGGCAGCGCCAAAGTGCTGAAGACTCTTTACAGGAAGCACCTGGTGGAGCACAGCGCGCTTTCAGAGCTTACTG agggCAGTGCCTACGAGGAGAGTATCTGCAATGAGGGCAGCGTCTGTGGGAGCGActcagccttctacagacaaACTGAAG AGCACAGCATGGCAGAGACACTCACTGTGGCCTTGCGGGTGGCAGAGGAGGCCATAGACGAGGCCATCTCCAAGGCTGAGTTCGACACCGCCAGTCAG gAGAAGCAGAATGAGGCGCACTATCTGCGGGAGCACAGAGGAGAGCTCATCGAGGAACTCGCCAAAACGATTGTGCAAAAA ATTATTAGCAGGAGGAAGACTTTGGCTGAGATGAGGGCAGAATATGACCGGGGCTGGCCACTTGAACACAACGCTGACCTTCATCATGATCATCCTCATCAGTCTGCCTCCAGCTCCCTTAAACACCAACCAGGCCTCTGG AGGTCGCACTCCGCCTTCTCGCTGTTGGACAATGACCCTCCAGGTCTGATACAGGACTCGCAACAGACGTtgaagaaggaaggaggagggtcGGCCATGTCGACCTGGAAGAGCGTAGACCGGCTCGACAACGCTG tgctGAAGAGCCCAGATGGTAACTGGATTGCCCTGCAGAGCACCCAGCTGTCACGTCCCAGCCTGCTGACCAAGAGGAAGAGCCTGGTCTACAGTGCCTTGGAGAGGGAGTCCGGCGTGGTGTCTGCCTACGAAGGCATGGGCTCCGACAACGAAACCAAACCAGAGCCTGACAGCTCCTGGGGCGCCGCCCTCCAGGAGATCCACAGGAAGATGACGGACTCGTACTTCAACCCGCAGGACATCAAAAACAGGACCCCGTCCCCGCTGATGGGCCACCAAGGCAGCGGAGACGAGCTGTTTTCAGACTCTGAGGGGAACTGGAAGTTTCATAAACCTCTGCTGGCTCTTTTGAAGAGGAAGGTGCCTGCCGAGATCAGGCGACCTTCATCGTCCTGCAGGACCAGCATCATCGATTTGAACTTTAACgaggagggagcgagagagggagaggatggagaggtgACTGCAGAGCCGGAAGTGAGAAAAGTCAGGAGGTCACGAAAGAAACGGAAGAGTAAAAAAGAGTCAGCAGCTTCTTCTGTGCTG GATTACTGTACAAATGACGACCACTCCCAACATACTTCCGATGCTGTGACCCCTGACACTCTGACCTCTGGAGCCACGACCCCTGAACCTTTGGACATTGAGAATGACATCACAGCACACGGAGCCAATCAGACGGACGAGGAGCTGTCGTTGAAACATCCAGCAGGCCGAGGGTCTGACTTCTCCACcgggggagaagaagaagtcgtcgatggagagagagatgatgaaagtgatggacagatggaggaagagagacggggaagcgaggacagagatgaggaagatgagaggCTGTGGAGGATGGATGTCGACTTGGATGAAGAAAGaacagaggatgaggaggaagtcGATGATGAAGAGATGAAATCCAGATTATACAAGCTCGTCGCGCAGTCCAGACTCACGTACTTCACCACTACTGACGACGACTTAGACAGAGTCAGCCAGAGTGAGGGAGAATTGGAGGGAGACAGGGATGAAgatgtggaggagcagaaggaggacGAGGCAGATGGACTCACTTTTAAAATCTGTCAGCTGGAAAAAGAAGTGAGAGCGAACCAGTTCTCCTCCACCGAGGATGAGCTGGACAGAGTCGGCGtcgtggaggaggaggatgggaggaACGAGGAGCTGGCGGTGAAAGTGTGCAGATTGGCGAAAGAAATCAACGCCACTCAGTTCTCCTCCACGGAGGATGAGTTAGACAGAGCAGGgagaggtgaagaagaggaggaggaggcgataGACGAAGCGACGCTGTGGAAACTGCAGGCGGAAAAAGCCATTCAGGCCGCTCAACTGCGCGATCTGTCCAGTTTAGTCGGCGCTTCTCAGTTTTCCTCCACCGAGGACGAGCTGGACAGAGTTGGAGAGAACGAGGAAGTTAATGACGGAGGAGCCGATAGCCGTTTGTGGGACGAGGCAGCGGGTCAGGGTCTgaatcagaggaggagagaatcGTTGGGAGATTTGGATGTGAATATGTTTGATCTGAGGGATGAAactgaggaaagagagaaggagagcagtgagggaaaaaaaagacttgataAGGTTTTTGATGGTCAGACAAAAGACGTCCAACAAGATAaaacagaggtggaggaagagaaagattGCAAGGAGGAGAGAGTAACAGAGGTTGAGGATGAGGAAGAACAAGATTTGAAAGAGTCAGAGGAAAGACAAGAAATTGAAGCAGAGAGAGCGGAGGAGCTGACAAAAGAGAATCAGCCAGAGGCGAAGTGGCCGGACAACGATGACGGAGAAGAGAGACAGGTCATAGACGCAGAGAGcgatgaggaagatgaagaattCGACAGAATAATCAGCAGCATGTTGATGATGACCTTGGAGGACATGCAAGGAGAGACATTAGTAGgtgaagctgcagaaaatgGGAGAACgcaaagagaaacagaggaagaagagacagaagagagtgtaagagcagggagagaaagtgGATTTGAGGACAACGATGTTCGCACAAATGcatcagaggagacaggaagtgcAGAAGAGCCTCAAAGTCGAGGCGACAACGTGACGCCAGAGTCGGCTGTAGAAGAAAGACCAGGAGGAAGCGTGGCCGAGGAAGTTGAAGCAGATATTTCAAGTGAAAAGGAGAGTCGAGATGAAAATGAGCAGCAGGAAAAAGACACAGACACGCAGGAGGAAAGCAAATTAGCGAAAGAAACACCTTTTATGACGGAGACACGTGAGGCCAAACAGACATGTGGTGATGAAGAacaagaggacagaggaggaaaagtcCTGATGGAGACACAGGGAGACGGAGCAGAGGGAGgctgtgaaagaaaagaaaccgATGAAAGACTCGAGGAAGCCAAAGAAGAAGATGCAGACGACatggagcagagcagcacaTCGTCTCTTCAGGAGGGTTTACTGTCACCAGAGGAGATTCAAATT GGTAGTGACCTGGAGCTTTACAAAACATTAGAGTATATATCCACTCTGCTGGAGCAG AGGTACTCGGCGGTGTCTCTACGCAGCATCACCACTGAGGTTCTGAAGGTGCTGAATGCCAccgagcagctgctgcagggagtggagggaggagacgagCCCCGACtgtccaccacctccaccctgCCTCCCAACACAGACCCCAAGAAACTGGACCAACACTTCTCCAGACTGGAGGAGAAC GTGTACGTAGCAGCTGGCACGGTGTACAGTCTGGAGTCGGAGCTGAGTGACCTGGAGGAATGTGCCAGGGGCATCTGCAGCGGCACGTCTGATATGGAGCTGTCCTTCCTGGAGGAGCAGGTCGCATCAGCAGCTGCTAAAGTTCAACAGTCTGAGCTACAG ATTTGTGACATCTCAGCCAGAATTGCTGCTTTGAAGAGTGCAGGCCTCGATGTGGACACACAGTCACGTGTCAGTAAGACCAGGACGATTCCAGTTATG CCGGTCACCCTGGACTCATCAAGACAACTGAGGAGGCGATTACCTGCACCACCAGTGAAAG acGATAAGGAAGCCTGA